GGTGTCGTATGCTGTCATTTCGGTGGTTTCGTGGGTCGATGAGATGGTTAGCGCGCGATCCCGGAGCGGGCCACGGACGGGGTCGCTACCCCCGCCGGAAGCCCCCGTCACGCGCGTTTTTTGAAAAGAGCGCTGGGCGACACGCTGTCGGAACCGGCTCCCGTGCGTGTCGGTCGCGTCATACCCGTATCCGTGCGGTCGGGCCACTTAGCCCTTGCGACCCGAGCGAACGTTGCCGCCCGCCGCCGGTTGATTCCGAAGCGCGATCCATAATCCGAACGAAGCGTTTTATCGTCTCCCCGGCGAGGGTCCGGTATGACGGTCGTCCATCCGAACCAGCGCGTCGCCGTGCTGGTCGACTCACAGAACCTCTATCACTCCGCCCACAGCCTCTACTCGCGGAACATCGACTACTCCGCGCTCCTCGAGGAGGCCGTCGGCGGACGCGAACTCGTCCGTGCCATCGCCTACGTGATCCGTGCGGACTCCCCCGAGGAGGAGAGTTTCTTCGAGGCGCTGATCGACATCGGCTTCGAGACGAAGATCAAGGACATCAAGACCTTCGGGGACGGCTCGAAGAAGGCCGACTGGGACGTCGGGATGAGCCTCGACGCCGTGACGCTCGCCTCCCACGTCGATACCGTCGTGCTGTGTACCGGCGACGGCGATTTCTCTCGGCTCTGTTCGCACCTTCGCCACCAGGGC
The DNA window shown above is from Halalkalicoccus jeotgali B3 and carries:
- a CDS encoding LabA-like NYN domain-containing protein — encoded protein: MTVVHPNQRVAVLVDSQNLYHSAHSLYSRNIDYSALLEEAVGGRELVRAIAYVIRADSPEEESFFEALIDIGFETKIKDIKTFGDGSKKADWDVGMSLDAVTLASHVDTVVLCTGDGDFSRLCSHLRHQGVRVEVMALGPSTAEELIEATDSFVDLTDREETFLL